The DNA region GGATATAGGTGGACTGCAGGAGTTGAAAGAGACTCTTAAAGAAGCTGTAGAATGGCCGTTAACTAATTCTGAAGATTTTAAGCGGATTGGAATCCAACCATCTAAAGGAATTCTTCTATTTGGTCCGCCTGGAACTGGAAAGACCATGCTTTCAAAGGCGGTTGCAACAGAGTCAAAGGCTAATTTTATATCAGTTAAAGGCTCAGAGATTTTAAGCAAATGGTTTGGAGAATCTGAAAGAAAAATAACCGAAATATTTAAAAAAGGAAAACAGGCATCTCCATGTATAATATTTTTTGATGAAATAGATGCTATAGCTCCTATGAGGGGATCTGCAGCAGGTGAACCAAGGGTAGTTGAAAGAATGGTAAACACATTACTCTCTGAAATGGATGGTTTAGAAGAACTAAGGGGTGTTATTGTAATTGGCGCTACAAACAGGCCTGATTTAATTGATGCCGCATTATTACGTCCTGGAAGATTTGATGAAGTTGTGCTTGTTTCACCGCCGGATGAAAAGGCACGTCTTGAAATATTAAAAGTCCATACTAAAAGTATGGCTCTTGATGATAATGTGAATCTTGTAGATCTTTCTAAAAGGGCGGAAGGATACTCTGGAGCAGATATAGAAGCATTGTGCAGAAAAGCTGGTGTAATTGCACTCCACGAAAATATTAAAATTGAAAAAGTTTCAAAAAGACACTTTGAAGCAGCTTTAAGTAAAGTAAATCCATCTACAACACCACAGACTAAAGAATATTATGAAGAAGTTGCAAGGAGACTTGGAAGAGGGTTAGAAGCTAAAAAAGTGAGGGAAGAGTTCCCAAGAGAAGTTGCCTAGATTATACCAAAGGTTAATATGATTATATATCCATATTTTTTTTGAGGTAGCACAGTGGAAAACGATAATCAAGGCAAAAAATTTGAATTTTTTGAGGTCACAGCTGATGTGGGCTATAGGGCACATGGAAAAACGCTGGATGAAGCGTTTGAAAATGCCGCTCTTGCAATGTTTGAAGTAATGACCGATACATCAAAAATAGAACATGAAATAGAACGGAAAATTGAAGTTGAATCAGAAGATGAATGTGCACTTTTATATGATTGGCTTTCAGAATTTCTTTTCATGCTGGACGTTGATTTCCTGATGTTTTCTAAATTTGAAGTCAAAATAAATAAAGGAAATGGCGGATTCTCTTTAAAAGGGACAGCATGGGGTGAAGAATTTAATCCCGAAATCCATGAAAGCAGGGCTGAGGTAAAGGCAGTTACTTACCATATGATGGATGTCAAACAGGATAATGGAGTTATGGTGCAGGTCATTTTGGATATATAAAATTATTTTTGGAATTATTAATACTAACTAAATTGGACTTTAACTAATTTTTAATACTTAATTTAAACCCCTGATTAAAAATATCTTTTTTTATTGTGTTGTGTGATTTAATTGGTGTTAATAATAATTTATTTTATTTTTATGTGTTAAATAATTTAAAATTAGCTCAAATACAGCCTTCAAAACCAAACATTTATATACTGACTTACTTCTAGTTATAGAATATCATTTGGTAACAAAATAACCTATGGTTATATTTGTAATATTTTTATCCAAATAAAAAATAATTGAGAGAAATTTATTTTAATTAAAATGATATATTAAATCCTCAATTCTATGAAAACATTTATTTTAGTTTGATGTAGTAAAATTATGTTTTCTTCTATCTTTATATGTACATTGCTTTTTTTAAACAAAACATTTAAATATCAATAATGACCATTGGCTATATTGTAACCACCAGTAACATGGTTACCGATGGTTACAAATAATGCACTAAGTCATAACCACGGAAATGTGAAACGAATAACCAGGATTATATTAATCTCCTAACGTTATCATTTTCTAATTCCGACGAGATCTATGACTTCCTTTAAACAGAAAACAAAATGTTGAGTTAAACCATATTTTCCCTCCGATTAGGGAGATCTTATCTGAATAACTTGCCACTATTGGTTTATTTTAACTATTTCTGTTTAAAAAATAACTGCTAAATGGGCGAGAGACTAATATAGTCTCTTATCCTCCTTAAATTTCATTTTAGAATGAAAACAAATAAAGAGGTGTAAGTTTTATGCCAACATATGAAGATAAAATAGACCTATATGGAGTAGATGGAAAGCTTTTAGAAGAAAATGTTCCTCTAGAAGCAATTAGTCCAATGTACAACCCTACTATTTCTAAGATTGTACAGGAAGTTAAACGTTCTGTAGCTATTAACTTAGCAGGGATAGAAAAAACATTGGCAAAAGCAGCTTATGGTGGAAAAGCAAACTTTATTCCTGGAAGGGAATTAAATTTACCAATAGTTGAAAACGTAGACGTAATTGCTGATAAACTTCAAAAAATTATCCAAATAGACGAAGATGACGATTTCAATCTCAAACAAATTAACAATGGGGCTCAGGTTCTTGTTCAGCTGCCTTCACAGAGAATGAACATGGCAGCAGATTACACAGTTTCCACATTAGTTACTGGTGGAGCAGTAATCCAGGCAATCATAGACACATTCGATGTAGATCAATTTGATGCTTCTGCAATAAAAACCGCAGTTTTAGGAAGTTACCCTCAGAGTGTAGACTTCAAAGGAGCTAATGTCTCAGCACTACTTGCACCTCCAGCTATGCTCGACAGTTTAGGTTACGGTTTCAGGACCATTGCAGCTAACCACATCGTAGCAGTAACCAAGAAAAACACATTAAATGCAGTAGCATTATCCGCAATATTAGAACAAACTTCAATGTTCGAAATAGGTGATGCTTTAGGTGCATTCGAAAGGTCCCACTTATTAGGACTTGCATACCAGGGTTTAAATGCTAATAACATCGTTTTCGACCTGGTTAAAGCAAACGGAAAAGGTACTGTAGGAACAGTAATCGCTTCACTGGTAGAAAGAGCACTTGATGACGGAGTCATTAAAGTAGCAAAAACAATGCCTTCAGGATACAAAATATATGAACCTGTTGACTGGGCTTTATGGAACGCTTATGCTGCTGCTGGATTAATAAGTTCAACAATAGTAAACATAGGTGCATCCAGAGCTGCTCAGGGTGTTGCTTCTACACTTCTTTACTACAACGATATAATAGAATACGAAACTGGTCTTCCTGGTGTTGACTACGGAAGAGCACAGGGTACTGGTGTAGGTATGAGTTTCTTCTCACACGGTATATACGGTGGAGGAGGTCCTGGAACCTTCAACGGAAACCACGTTGTAACCCGACACAGTAAAGGTTATGCTGTACCTTGTAACGCAGCTTCCATGTGTTTAGATGCAGGTACACAGATGTTTTCTGTTGAATCTACCTCTAGCTTAGTAGGAACTGTTTACAGTGATATTGACTACCTTAGAGAACCTATCAAATACGTTGCAGAAGGTGCAGTAGAGATAAAAGACAAAATATAATACCGCAGGTTTAAGGTGATTTTATGAACGAAATTAAAGCTGTGGATGTTAAAATATTTCCCCACAGACTTTTAAAACCCAAAACAACTGAAAAAATACTGAACTCTATAATTGACCTTGATGGAATTTTAAGGGTTCTTGTAAATGGTAAATCTTTACCACGAGTTGTAGGGTACGGACCTGCAAAAGGAACTATCGTAAATCACGAAGATAGAAAGGTTATTAAGGTAAAAGAAGAGAATTTTGAACTTTTAGTTTCTGTTGGAGAAATCATAGTAACTGTAAACCATGAAAAACTGGATTCCTTTAAAGAGGAACTAGAAAGAATCCTAAGTGATGCCCTTAACTTCAGATATGATGTTTCAGTAGGTATTTTCACAAAAACAAATATCACTGTTTCAGATTATATGAAATACGGCATAGGATTTGATAAAAGTATTGATCCACGGTTAATTGGAATGGTGGATCCAAGTGCAAAATCCTCAGAAACTGTAAGATTAATAGGTGATTAAATGTCGTATGAAGCTCAATACACACCTGGAAAAACAAAAATTGCTGAAAATCGTAGGAACCATATGAACCCTGATTATGAACTTAAAAAGATCAGGGAAGTAGCAGATGAAGATATAGTTAAAATTTTAGGTCACAGAAACCCTGGGGAAGGATACAAAACAGTACACCCTCCTCTTGAAGAAATGGACTTTGAATTAGACATGATGAAAGAACTCGTGGAACCTATTCCTGGTGCAAAAGAAGGTGTCAGGACCAGATATGTCCAATTTGCAGATTCCATGTACAACGCTCCAGCACAGCCTTATGACAGGGCTCGAACCTACATGTGGAGGTTCAGAGGAGTAGACACAGGTACTTTATCTGGAAGACAAGTTGTAGAAATCAGGGAACTTGACTTAGAAAAAATGTCTAAAACTTTAATTGAAACTGAATTATTTGATCCTGCAAAAACAGGTATAAGAGGTGCAACCGTACACGGGCACTCATTAAGACTCGATGAAAACGGTTTAATGTTTGACGCACTTCAGAGATACGTTTACAACGAAGAAGACGGTCAGGTATCCTATGTTAAAGACCAAGTAGGAAGACCTCTTGACGAACCTGTAGCTGTAGGGGAACCATTAGATGATGAACATCTAGCAGAAATGACCACCATCTACAGGTACGATAACGTAAGCATGAGAGATGATGAAGAAGCAATTGAAGTAGTCGAAACCATACACGACGCCAGAACCAAAGGCGGTTATGGATTAGGCGTATTCAAAAACGATTTAAAATGTAAATTGGGTGATGACTAATGATAGACGAAAAAAAGCTTTTCGCAAAAGCCTTAAAAGGTAAATTTGACGAAGACCCAAATGAAAATCACACCAACTTTTACTGCTTCGGCGGTTGGGAACAGTCTGCAAGGAAAAAAGAATTCAATGCAGAAGCTGAAAAACTAATGGAAGAAAGGGGCGGAGTCCCATTCTACAACCCTGATATCGGAGTTCCATTAGGACAAAGGAAATTAATGGCATACAAAGTCTCTGGAACAGACTCATACGTTGAAGGAGATGACCTTCATTTCTTAAACAATGCAGCTATCCAGCAGCTTTTAGATGATATTAAAAGGACTGTTATTGTAGGTATGGATACCGGTCACGCAGTTCTTGAAAAACGTTTAGGTGTTGAAGTTACTCCAGAAACAATAAACGAATACATGGAAACAATCAACCACGCACTCCCTGGTGGAGCTGTTGTGCAGGAACACATGGTAGAAGTAAACCCTGGTCTTGTAGGCGATTGTTACGCTAAAATATTCACTGGTGACGACAACTTAGCTGACGAACTCGATAAAAGAGTACTCATAGACATAAACAAAGAGTTCCCAGAAGAACAGGCTGAAATGCTCAAAAAATACGTAGGAAAGAAAACCTACCAGGTCAGCAGAGTCCCTACAGCAGTAGTAAGATCCTGTGACGGTGGTACTGTATCCCGATGGTCTGCAATGCAGATAGGTATGAGTTTCATCTCAGCATACAAACTCTGTGCAGGAGAAGCAGCAATTGCTGATTTCTCATACGCAGCTAAACACGCTGATGTTATTGGAATGGGTGCTATCTTACCATCAAGAAGAGCAAGAGGACCAAACGAACCTGGTGGAATCCAGTTCGGAGTTTTAGCAGATATGATCCAGACCTCTAGAGTGTCTGAAGACCCTGCAAAAGTAAGTCTTGAAGTTATAGGCGCTGGTGCAGCAATATACGATCAGATCTGGCTCGGATCTTACATGTCTGGTGGTGTCGGATTCACTCAGTATGCTACCGCAGCATACACTGACGATATACTCGACGACTTCTTATACTATGGTAAAGAATACGTAGAAGATAAATTTGGTTTATGCCAGGCTAAAGCAGATATGGATGTTGTTAAAGACATAACAACTGAAGTAACTCTCTACGGAATGGAACAGTACGAAATCCCAACACTCTTAGAAAGCCACTTTGGTGGATCCCAGAGAGCAGCAGTCGCTGCAGCAGCTGCAGGTTGTTCAACCGCATTTGCAACTGGAAACTCCAACGCTGGAATTAACGGATGGTACTTAAGCCAGATATTACACAAAGAAGTACACAGCAGACTCGGATTCTACGGATACGACCTTCAAGATCAGTGTGGAGCTTCTAACTCTCTATCAGTAAGAAGCGACGAAGGTTTAATCCACGAACTCAGAGGACCTAACTACCCTAACTACGCTATGAACGTAGGTCACCAGCCAGAATACGCTGGAATAGCTCAGGCTCCTCACGCTGCAAGAGGCGACGCTTTCTGTGTCAATCCTTTAATTAAAATAGCATTTGCAGATAAGAACCTTACATTTGACTTTACTGCACCAAGAGAATGCATTGCTAAAGGAGCACTCAGAGAGTTCTTACCTAGCGGAGAAAGGGATTTAATTTCCCCTGCAAACTAAGTTTGGAGAACGGTGGATTATTTCCACCATATTCTCTTTTTTTTAAACTTTTAACACGAATTATAATTAATTGATAACTGCTTTTTTTAAATAAGTTAATAGGACTACATGTAAGTGCGAATTTTACTGTGTTTTAAAGGTATTAGTCTGTTAGGTTGAAGTTCAAAATAATTCCATTTTAATCAACAATTACATAATAGTTTTGATTATAACATTTACACAATATGCAGATGAACTTTAAATTAAATTTTAACTTTAAACTCTATTTCAGGTTTAAAACCAAACTTTTATTAATAAATTCATCTTTTATATATAAACCAGCGGATATTATATTACTGTCAGTCAGCAAGGTGATGGTATGCCCATAAAAAGCAGAAAAGAAAGGGAAAAAGAGCAGAGAAGGAAGGACATAATCGATGCCGCCGAAAGCTTGTTCTTTAAAAATGGATATGATAATGTTTCTATGAATGATATAGCTAAAGAAGTTGAATTAAGTAAAGCAACGCTTTATCTTTACTTTGAAAATAAAGAAGAGTTATTTTTTGCAATAGTACTTCGAGGAACCCGTATCTTAAATGCAATGATAAGAGAAGCAGTTGCAGCTGCAGAAAATGGGATTAACAAAGTTGCTGCATTTAGAGTTGCATATCATAAATTTACAAAAGATTATCCTGATTATATCCACATTTACAACTATTTCCAGTCTGGAAGGTTTGATATGGAGAATATAGTAAATAGGGAATATGCAGAAGAAATCAGTAAGGATGCAAGGCTTTATTCTATAATGCACAATTCTGATTTTCAGTTTCTTCCTCCAGTAAGTGAATACGCCAGGGAAATCATGAGCTTGCGTAAAGAAAGGTTTGATGTTATGCGTGACTCCCTTAAAATTGGTATAATTGATGGAACTGTTAGGCCTGATGTAGATCCTGTAGAAGTTTCTATTTTATTATCTGCAATTTCTAAAAGTATGTCAGAAGTACCCCCTGATCACATAAGAATTCTGGAAAGCAGAGGAATTAACAGTGAAAAATATTTTATGGATGTAGAAAATCTTTTACGCCATATGATCAGGAATAAATAGGATGATGCATTCTTTAAGGTACATTTTAATTTAATCTTCAGTACTCTAATTGACAGTAAATGAAATCCTTTATATTATTTGCACCGCTATTTTTTTAATTATTACACGAATTTTTAATTGATAAATCATGTACCTGACTCAATAGATATGATTTTATAGTCAAGTGCAAAAATCATTATATTATCTACAAATGAAATTGTGAAATATTGAATTTTATCGATTAAAACCATTAACTGGACTTTTTAATTGTAAGTTTAATTAATTATTGCTCTTGACTATAAATGTCAAAGTATTAAGATAACAAGTAACAACATATATCTTGGTGAAAGAATGTCAGTTTCAAATTGGAAGGAAAGGGAAAGAGAACAAAGGCGTAATGATATATTAGACGCTGCAGAAACACTTTTCTTCTCAAAAGGATACGATAATGTTTCTATGAATGGTATTGCTAAAAAGGTTGGGTTAGGTAAAGCCACTCTTTATATTTACTTTGATAATAAGGAAGAACTTTTTTATACTGTAGTTTTACGAGGGGTCATTATTTTAAATACAATGATCAAAGAAAAGGTTGAAAAAGAGGATACTGGACTTGAAAAACTCATTGCATTCAAAAAAGCATATAATGAATTTATTAGAAGATATGCTGACTATTTCAAGGCTTACAATTATTTTCAATCTGGAAGATTTGATTTAAGTGATATGCTGCACAGTGATTATTCTGAAATTATGATGCAGAGCATGCTTTATTCTATACATCTTCCATCTAATTTTTTAAAGGTTGATGCCAATGAAACTATAAAAGAAATTTTTAAGTTACGTAAGGAAATATTCTTTACTTTACATAAATCTATAGAATTAGGTATAAAAGAAGAAACAATACGATCTGATGTAGATCCTTTGAAAATAGCAGCTATACAGATTCTAATTTGTGAAAATATAGGTAATTTATCCTTTGATTTTAGGATGATACTCAAAGGTCAAGGGGTCAATTATGTGAAATTTACTAAAGACCTTGATGATTTTATAAGCCAGCTTTATATCAAATAATGATAAAAGAATTTAATTAAATATCTATTTTTCTTTTTTACAGGGTTAAATATTGGTTTTTAGTGTAATTAATGTTTTAGGGCAAGTTATTGTATATTTAAATATTAAATATGCTTAATTTTTTTAATCTACGTAAATCTGGAATATTCTAATTACTTGTCATGTTATCAAAATATTTATATATCTAATTGTCCACTGGTTATATTAGTGACCGATGGTCGTACAAAAAACTGTTGGTTATACCGTGAAAATTGGGAGATTTGAAAATGCAACAAACAGCTCAAGAACAGGTGGGAATACCTGATTCTGTATATAAGAATAGATATGTAATTTTGGCTATAGTCTTGATTGGTGTATTGATGTCGGTTTTGGACGGTTTCATGGTTAGCATAGCGCTACCTACTATCACTACACACTTTAATGTTAACATAGTGCAATCACAGTGGATAATAACTAGTTATTTGGTAGTAATGACTGGTTTGTTTATTTTCTTTGGAAAAGTCTCTGAATATAGTGGCAATGCAAAATTATTCATGGCAGGATGGGCCTTATTTACCTTAAGCTCTCTGGCATGTGGTTTTGCTGCTAGCATTAATGAACTTATTCTCTTCCGTATAATTCAGGCTGTTGGAGCTTCAATGGTCGCAGGAGTTTCAGGTGCTATAATATTCCACTCTTTCCCTCCCAGTGAAATAGGCAAAGCTATGGGATATTTTGGAGTTGTAACAGCCATAGGTTTTCTCATAGGGCCGGGTCTCGGCGGTTTTATTACAAACCTCATTGGTTGGCAATACATATTTCTTGTTAACGTGCCTATTGGTGTCATTTTGTTGGTTTGTGCTTTAAAATATCTTAAGATTCCTGAAAATACATCCAAAAGCTTTAATATGGATTGGACCGGGGCAATAATGCTTGTTATTTCAGTAGCTACATTGATATTATTTTTCAGTGAACTTGCCAGTGGTTTAGTAATTACTGTTCCATTAACCGTATATGGAGTCATATTCGTATTTTCTCTCATTGCATTTCTATTACAGGAATCGAAATGTAAAAATCCTATGTTGGATCTTTCTATATTCAGAAATAGAATGTTCTCGCTGCCTGTACTGAGTTTGTTAATATTTACTATGGCTCTTAACATGGCATTTGTTATAGGACCATTCTATTTCCAAGGTGTAATGGATTACAACCCTTCACAAGTGGGATTATTATTTATGCTCGTGCCTCTGACAATGATATTTGCAGCACCAATGGGTGGAATGCTCTACGATAGATATCACTCTAAATATGCTGCGGGGCTTGGAGTACTGATATCGGCAGTTTCCTTCATATTGTTGGGTTACGCGTACTTGATAATGAATCTTGGTCTAATGGTAATAGCTTTACTTTTATGGGGTGTTGGAAATGGATTATTCACAAGTCCAAATAATACTGAAACTTTAAGTGCCCTTCCTCGAGAAAAAACCGCTATCGCTTCCAGTGTATCAACCACTGCTAAGAGCCTTGGAGGAGCATTGGGTGTATCATTTGCCAGTATTTTCATGACTATAAGCTTGAATACAGCAGGTTATAGTGGTGAAGTACTATCAGCGAGTCCATCCCTTCTATCAAACTCAATCAGTATTATCATGTTTATAACGGGAGTTTTATGTATTATATCTGCTGTGGTGGCTGTGTTAAGAAATATCAAGGGAAACTCTGTATTATATGGGCAATTAGGTGAAATGCAGGAACTTTCATCTGAAGAACATCTTGAAGATTAAAAAAGGTAAAATTTCATGAAAATGGGGATAAAATGATTTACAATTTGATATCGTTTATTCCCATTGTATTTTTGATAAAAAATAGGTGATATTTTGAAAAAAAGTACAACAGAAACTGAAGAAATTATTGCATTTACAGGTGGTCAGATATTGACCATGGATCCTGAAAAGAAAAATGCAGAAGTCGTAGTTATTCAAAATGGCCGTATTATAGATGTCGGTGATAAAAGTATATTGAAATCATACGCAGAATTTGAATTAATTAATATAAAGGGTAAGACTTTAATTCCAGCATTTATCGATGCCCATAACCATTTATCGTGGGGATGTCTTTTACTTAATGGAATTAATTTGAGAGGTATACTTAAAAAAGAAGATGTACTCCATAAGATTACAGATTATGCCCGGGAAAACCCTGGAAATGGGTGGATTATTGCTTATCCATGGATGGACGTGCAACAAGGTGGAGATGAGTTCACCAAAGAAGATATTGATAATCTTAATCTTGACAGGCCTGTTTTATTGATACACCACAGCTTTCATAAGAGTGTGGCAAATTCTAAAGCTCTGAAGCTTGCAGGTATTGGGAAATCAACACAAGATCCATCATTTGGGAATATAGTTAAAGATAATGATGGAAATCCAACAGGATTAATGATGGAACATGCCCAATTTTCATTATTTAGGGTAGCTTTGGAATCAAAAACTGAAATAAACACCAAAGATTATGCAGATCTTATTGAAGCACGTGCTAATGAGCTTCTTTCATTTGGTATCACATCAGTTCAGGACCCAGGGGTTACTCCCGCAGCAGAAGCAGCATATAAACTTCTGCATAATGAAGATAGATTACCGGTTTCTGTACTTATGATGCCTCATGGTGAGGTTATGCTGGATAATCAAGGTTTCAATTGTGCAGATAAGCCTTGCACTGGGTTTGGCGATGAACGGCTGCGTGTAGGTCCATTAAAGCTTTTTGCTGACGGTGGTGTACATGGTTTTATGGCATTTGCAGGTGAAATTGGAGGCGAAACATACGAATTTGGTAGAGTAAGGGATGATTTCGAAAGTAAGTTAATTGAAGCAACTCAGCATGGATTCAGGGTATGTGTACATTCAATAGGAAATGCAGCTACAGATGCTGTTTTGGACTCATTTGAAAATGCAGTTTCTAAAGCTCCTGAAGGCTTTGAAATGAGGCCGCGTTTGGAACATTTGTTCCTTATGAGTGACGATCAGATTAAACGCTTGGCATCAATGGGGGGATGTTCTGCAGTGCAGGCATGTTTCTTAGAAGGTTCACAAGGCCTGAAAGAGATACCTTTTAAAGGTTTAAAATGGTTTGCATTCAGGGATATGGTACAAAATGGGGTTGTTCTAGCTGGTTCAAGTGACGACCCTGGCGGATTCATGGATGGAAGAGATCCAGTCACATCTTCAGTTATGGGGGCAAATATGAGTGATAACGGTGGAAATGTTTTATTCCCTGACCAGACATTATCCTTTGAGAAATGGCTTGAAATGTACACTGCAGGGGCTGCATACGCAGGCGGACTTGAAAAAGAAAGAGGCATGCTCAAAAAGGGTTTAGCTGCTGATCTGGTTATTCTTGAAGGAGATTTGGACCAGGAGAACCCTCCTGTTGTGGCTGAAACATGGAAAACAGGTAGAAAAGTTTATTCGAGGGTATAATCTAATTTATACTCTTTTTGGATTTATTTATTGAATTATTATGAATGTAATATGGATTTGAGTTGAATACATTTAAATTTGTTTAAGGGTGATATTATGAAAAAAAATACAACAGAAAATAAAGGAAAAGATTTTAATGATCTAATGGAATATGCAAAAAAGATATCTGGCCAATATACGGAAGATAAAAGAAGATTTGAAGAATTAAAAACTGAAATTGGCCAAGCTGAATTAATTGCAAATGTAAGGGCATATGAATCTTCTAAAAGTGAAGATGAACGTATTTGTTATGATCCGTTGGCAATTCATTTTATAAATCCTAAGATGTGGGAAGTTCTCGTTGAACACCCGGAAATGGCAGCTGATACTGAAGCAGGTATTAATTCAATTGTAAGTAGAGTTAAATATTTGGATGACATTGTAGAAAAGTCAGTCAAGGAAGGGCTTGAGCAGCTGGTAATATTGGGGGCAGGATTTGATACTCGAGCTTACAGGATTGATGGCCTGGAAAATGTTACAGTTTTTGAAGTTGATCATCCAACTCCTCAACAATATAAAACCCAAAAAATCAAAGAAATATTCCAATCTGACTTGGAAAATGTTGTATATGTACCTGTTGATTTTGAATCAGAAAAAATCAGTGAAAAATTATTTAAGAAAGGTTACAATGCTTCATTGAAGACTCTTTTCATTATGGAAGGATTTATTTATTATATTACACCAGAAGCTGTTGCTGAAACACTTTCTTTTATTGTAAAAAATTCAGGTAATGGTAGTGCTGTAGTATTTGATTATTTACTTGATTCTGGAGTTATGGAAGGAAATAAACAGAGGCCTGGTGCTAATGTTTTTAAATTTGGCATTAAGGAAGATGGACTCGAGGAATTCTTAGGCCAGTTCGGATTTTCAGATATACAAGGTTCAAGCACTAAAGATCTTAAAAAGTTATACTACCATGGTAAAAACGAAAACAGATTTCCGTATGAAAAAATTTTATATTTTGCTATTGCCACGGTTTGAGAATATGTTTAACGAGCAGGGTAATTTGCGATCTTTTAGATTTATTTAGATGAATGATTTGAAATGTGAATTTAAGTATAGATAATAATTAAATTCATTTAAAGGCGATATTATGAACGTATTAGTGATTAATTCTAGTCCAAATAAAGATAAAGGAAATACTGCAGTAATTTTAAACCCATTTTTGGAGGGTGTGAAAGAGGAGGATGCTGAGGTTGAAATTTATTATACTAAAGACCTCAACATCAATCCATGTAAAGGTGAAGTCAGCTGCTGGATGAAAAACCCTGGCAAATGTATATTGAATGATGATATGAGCTGGCTAGCACCTAAGGCAATCAAGGCAGATATCCTCGTCTTAGCCACGCCTGTGTACTGTGATGGAATTAATACTCATATGCAGATGTTTTTGGAGAGATTATTACCTAGAGCAATGCCGTCAATCGAGCTGAGGGAAGGCCACACAAGACATCCACACCGGGAAATAACACATGGTAAATTAGTACTTGTATCCAGTTGCGGCTTGTGGGAACTGGATAACTTCGATTCAATGGTTTCTCATATCAAAG from Methanobacterium bryantii includes:
- a CDS encoding MFS transporter; amino-acid sequence: MQQTAQEQVGIPDSVYKNRYVILAIVLIGVLMSVLDGFMVSIALPTITTHFNVNIVQSQWIITSYLVVMTGLFIFFGKVSEYSGNAKLFMAGWALFTLSSLACGFAASINELILFRIIQAVGASMVAGVSGAIIFHSFPPSEIGKAMGYFGVVTAIGFLIGPGLGGFITNLIGWQYIFLVNVPIGVILLVCALKYLKIPENTSKSFNMDWTGAIMLVISVATLILFFSELASGLVITVPLTVYGVIFVFSLIAFLLQESKCKNPMLDLSIFRNRMFSLPVLSLLIFTMALNMAFVIGPFYFQGVMDYNPSQVGLLFMLVPLTMIFAAPMGGMLYDRYHSKYAAGLGVLISAVSFILLGYAYLIMNLGLMVIALLLWGVGNGLFTSPNNTETLSALPREKTAIASSVSTTAKSLGGALGVSFASIFMTISLNTAGYSGEVLSASPSLLSNSISIIMFITGVLCIISAVVAVLRNIKGNSVLYGQLGEMQELSSEEHLED
- a CDS encoding amidohydrolase — protein: MKKSTTETEEIIAFTGGQILTMDPEKKNAEVVVIQNGRIIDVGDKSILKSYAEFELINIKGKTLIPAFIDAHNHLSWGCLLLNGINLRGILKKEDVLHKITDYARENPGNGWIIAYPWMDVQQGGDEFTKEDIDNLNLDRPVLLIHHSFHKSVANSKALKLAGIGKSTQDPSFGNIVKDNDGNPTGLMMEHAQFSLFRVALESKTEINTKDYADLIEARANELLSFGITSVQDPGVTPAAEAAYKLLHNEDRLPVSVLMMPHGEVMLDNQGFNCADKPCTGFGDERLRVGPLKLFADGGVHGFMAFAGEIGGETYEFGRVRDDFESKLIEATQHGFRVCVHSIGNAATDAVLDSFENAVSKAPEGFEMRPRLEHLFLMSDDQIKRLASMGGCSAVQACFLEGSQGLKEIPFKGLKWFAFRDMVQNGVVLAGSSDDPGGFMDGRDPVTSSVMGANMSDNGGNVLFPDQTLSFEKWLEMYTAGAAYAGGLEKERGMLKKGLAADLVILEGDLDQENPPVVAETWKTGRKVYSRV
- a CDS encoding SAM-dependent methyltransferase, which encodes MKKNTTENKGKDFNDLMEYAKKISGQYTEDKRRFEELKTEIGQAELIANVRAYESSKSEDERICYDPLAIHFINPKMWEVLVEHPEMAADTEAGINSIVSRVKYLDDIVEKSVKEGLEQLVILGAGFDTRAYRIDGLENVTVFEVDHPTPQQYKTQKIKEIFQSDLENVVYVPVDFESEKISEKLFKKGYNASLKTLFIMEGFIYYITPEAVAETLSFIVKNSGNGSAVVFDYLLDSGVMEGNKQRPGANVFKFGIKEDGLEEFLGQFGFSDIQGSSTKDLKKLYYHGKNENRFPYEKILYFAIATV
- a CDS encoding flavodoxin family protein; this encodes MNVLVINSSPNKDKGNTAVILNPFLEGVKEEDAEVEIYYTKDLNINPCKGEVSCWMKNPGKCILNDDMSWLAPKAIKADILVLATPVYCDGINTHMQMFLERLLPRAMPSIELREGHTRHPHREITHGKLVLVSSCGLWELDNFDSMVSHIKAYCRNADLEFAGALLRPHALFLKRMLEQGAPVKDVIETARESGRQLVKGGRIPVDMQDTVSRPIISLDMFIRTYNHGVKRRQGDDV